One window of Bacillota bacterium genomic DNA carries:
- a CDS encoding alpha/beta hydrolase, with amino-acid sequence MEAAKPIRRDTLWLTMTDGADVFVRVWEPDGEPPRAVLQVAHGMVEHSGRYDAFAAYMTERGVAVVASDQRGHGRTGEKAGSLGHLADKDGFDRLVGDLLAINEWIGRRWPAAPRFLLGHSMGSLVARRYVQVHGETVAGIVAVATVAHPGLLAQVGRWLARLQMRRRSPRHPSLLLTALVFDGYNNRIPRPKTAFDWLTRDPEALASYVADPYCGFVPSAGFYYDLLTGLRLVHDARLIRRIPKDLPMLFLAGDADPVGGYGKGVEKIAARYRRLGLRNIRLIVYEGARHELLNELNKEQVYNDILGWLNEVLAQRRGA; translated from the coding sequence ATGGAGGCCGCCAAGCCGATTAGGCGGGACACGTTGTGGCTGACGATGACCGACGGAGCGGACGTGTTCGTCCGGGTGTGGGAACCCGACGGCGAGCCGCCGCGCGCCGTGCTGCAGGTGGCTCACGGCATGGTGGAACACAGCGGCCGCTACGACGCGTTCGCCGCGTATATGACCGAGCGAGGCGTTGCGGTGGTGGCCAGCGATCAAAGGGGCCACGGGCGCACGGGCGAGAAAGCCGGCTCGCTGGGGCATCTCGCCGACAAGGACGGGTTCGACCGCCTCGTCGGAGACTTGCTGGCCATCAACGAGTGGATTGGCCGGCGCTGGCCCGCTGCGCCGCGGTTCCTCCTTGGGCACAGCATGGGGTCCTTGGTCGCGCGCCGCTACGTACAGGTGCACGGCGAGACGGTGGCGGGCATCGTCGCCGTGGCCACCGTAGCCCATCCGGGCTTGCTGGCGCAGGTGGGGCGCTGGCTGGCGCGGCTGCAGATGCGCCGGCGGAGCCCTCGTCATCCCAGCCTGCTCCTCACGGCGCTCGTGTTTGACGGCTACAACAACCGCATTCCTCGCCCGAAAACGGCCTTCGACTGGCTGACGCGCGACCCGGAAGCGCTGGCTTCGTACGTTGCCGACCCGTATTGCGGCTTTGTCCCCAGCGCGGGCTTCTATTACGATTTGTTGACGGGTCTCCGGCTCGTTCACGACGCCCGCCTCATCCGGCGCATTCCGAAAGATCTGCCCATGTTGTTCCTTGCCGGCGACGCGGATCCGGTGGGCGGCTACGGCAAAGGCGTGGAAAAGATCGCGGCCCGGTACCGGCGCCTTGGACTGCGCAACATACGGCTCATCGTGTACGAGGGCGCGCGGCATGAGCTGCTGAATGAGTTGAACAAGGAACAAGTATACAACGACATTCTTGGCTGGCTCAACGAGGTGCTGGCCCAGCGCCGCGGTGCATAA
- a CDS encoding ABC transporter, whose amino-acid sequence MQAFWMENRAMWMRWYARFRRDLFSLVATLLQPVLWLVLFGNALQGMVRGTVPGGDYLAFMTATAFVMTVFNGGLNGGLELMYDRESGFFDRLMATPMHRISFVTGRFSFVLAVTVAQGLLIIAAAYLMGVRYATGLLGIALTLLVGALFGAGIATLSIILAFVLRHHGQFFSFIAIVSLPLLFLSSALAPLHAMPAWLAAAARLNPLTHAIEAVRTLVIVGWDWSVLAQMSVLLLVVDVLLLSIAARVLRGYLE is encoded by the coding sequence ATGCAGGCGTTCTGGATGGAAAACCGGGCCATGTGGATGCGCTGGTATGCGCGCTTTCGGCGAGACTTGTTTTCGCTGGTGGCGACGCTGCTGCAGCCGGTGTTGTGGCTCGTGCTTTTCGGCAATGCGCTGCAAGGCATGGTGCGGGGCACGGTTCCGGGCGGCGATTATCTGGCGTTCATGACGGCGACGGCCTTCGTCATGACTGTTTTTAACGGCGGGCTCAACGGCGGCCTGGAGCTGATGTACGACCGCGAGTCCGGCTTTTTCGACCGGCTCATGGCGACGCCCATGCACAGGATCTCGTTCGTCACCGGCCGCTTCTCCTTTGTGCTGGCGGTGACCGTCGCGCAAGGGCTCCTCATCATCGCCGCCGCTTACCTGATGGGCGTGCGGTACGCCACGGGCCTGTTGGGCATCGCGCTGACGCTTCTTGTCGGCGCTCTGTTCGGCGCCGGAATCGCCACCTTGTCCATCATCTTGGCCTTTGTCCTGCGGCACCATGGCCAGTTTTTCTCCTTCATCGCGATCGTCAGCCTGCCGCTGCTGTTCTTGAGCAGCGCGCTGGCGCCGCTGCATGCCATGCCGGCGTGGCTTGCGGCCGCGGCTCGCCTAAATCCGCTGACGCATGCCATTGAGGCGGTGCGGACGCTGGTGATCGTGGGCTGGGACTGGTCGGTGCTGGCGCAGATGAGCGTGTTGCTGCTCGTCGTTGACGTGTTGCTGCTTTCGATCGCGGCGCGGGTTTTGCGCGGGTACTTGGAGTAA
- a CDS encoding rRNA large subunit methyltransferase I: MTAAATLKPKHEQRILSGHLWIYQGNVAEVRGEPAPGDIIDVYSAGGQFLGRGYYNPHSQICIRLLTRVDEPIDYAFFVERIRRARAWRRRFLPDATSFRLVYSEGDFLPGLIVDRYEDVLVVQFLTLGMDVRRELVVAALADVERPRAIYERSDVPARKYEGLEPRTGLLWGELPEQPMVIRENGLSFEIDVVQGQKTGYFLDQKENRRSLAPLVPGARVLDVFCHNGAFAVHALHYGAKEVTGVDSSAPALESARRNAALNGFGDAAQFVEANAFDYLRHLDRAREWFDVVILDPPAFAKSKDHFEPARRGYKEINLRGLKIVEPGGFLVTCSCSHHMPADEFYRLVLEAAHDARRTLRLVEVRGQAKDHPVLPGVPETSYLKCLVFQVF, from the coding sequence ATGACGGCAGCGGCCACGCTGAAACCGAAGCATGAGCAGCGCATCCTGAGCGGGCACTTGTGGATTTACCAGGGAAACGTGGCGGAAGTCAGAGGGGAACCGGCGCCGGGAGACATCATCGACGTTTACTCGGCCGGCGGCCAGTTCCTCGGGCGAGGCTATTACAACCCGCATTCGCAAATTTGCATTCGCCTGCTGACGCGCGTGGACGAACCGATCGATTACGCCTTTTTCGTCGAGCGCATTCGCCGCGCACGGGCATGGCGCCGGCGGTTTTTGCCCGATGCCACGTCGTTCCGCCTCGTCTACTCGGAAGGCGACTTCCTGCCCGGCCTCATCGTGGACCGGTATGAAGACGTTCTCGTGGTGCAGTTTCTCACGCTGGGCATGGACGTCCGGCGGGAGCTCGTCGTCGCCGCCTTGGCGGACGTAGAACGGCCCCGCGCCATTTACGAGCGCAGCGACGTGCCGGCGCGCAAGTACGAGGGGCTGGAGCCGCGCACGGGGCTCTTGTGGGGCGAGCTGCCCGAGCAGCCCATGGTGATCCGCGAAAACGGCTTGTCCTTTGAGATCGACGTGGTGCAAGGGCAGAAGACCGGCTACTTCCTGGACCAGAAAGAAAACCGGCGCAGCCTTGCGCCGCTGGTGCCGGGCGCGCGGGTGCTGGACGTGTTTTGCCACAACGGGGCGTTCGCCGTGCACGCGCTGCACTACGGGGCGAAAGAAGTGACGGGCGTCGACAGCTCCGCGCCAGCGCTGGAGTCGGCGCGGCGCAATGCGGCTCTCAACGGTTTCGGGGACGCCGCGCAGTTCGTGGAAGCCAACGCCTTCGATTACCTGCGGCACCTCGATCGCGCCCGCGAGTGGTTTGACGTCGTCATCCTCGACCCGCCGGCCTTCGCCAAGAGCAAAGACCACTTCGAGCCGGCGCGACGGGGTTACAAGGAAATCAACCTGCGAGGTCTCAAAATCGTGGAGCCCGGGGGCTTTCTGGTCACTTGCTCCTGCTCGCACCATATGCCCGCCGACGAGTTTTACCGTTTGGTGCTGGAGGCGGCGCACGACGCGCGCCGCACGCTGCGGCTGGTGGAGGTGCGGGGCCAAGCGAAAGACCACCCCGTGTTACCCGGTGTGCCGGAGACGTCGTACTTGAAGTGCCTGGTCTTCCAGGTGTTCTAG
- a CDS encoding RNA polymerase sigma factor SigW (Member of the extracytoplasmic function sigma factors which are active under specific conditions; binds with the catalytic core of RNA polymerase to produce the holoenzyme and directs bacterial core RNA polymerase to specific promoter elements to initiate transcription: this protein is involved in detoxification and protection against antimicrobial) — MRATARKARSCMGTGEAELLQAARQGDHEAFARLVRPSLDTAYRLALRLLGDAAEAEDAVQDALYSAWRGLARFRGGAKFSTWLYRIVWRQCVDRLRRPQPAALTEQAADVSFDNDPATRVETLEAESRVERALRQLPAAYRTVLTLFYIEDLPIKDVARITGLPLGTVKTHLHRARKELRKLLEESEVMQP, encoded by the coding sequence ATGCGGGCGACGGCCCGGAAGGCGAGGTCGTGCATGGGGACGGGGGAAGCGGAGCTGCTGCAGGCGGCCAGGCAGGGGGACCACGAGGCGTTCGCACGCCTGGTGCGGCCGTCGCTGGATACGGCGTACCGTTTGGCCTTGCGCTTGCTGGGCGACGCGGCGGAGGCGGAAGATGCCGTTCAGGATGCGCTGTACAGCGCCTGGCGAGGCCTGGCGCGGTTTCGGGGCGGCGCCAAGTTTTCCACGTGGCTGTATCGCATTGTCTGGCGGCAGTGCGTGGATCGGCTGCGCCGTCCTCAGCCCGCGGCGCTGACTGAACAGGCGGCGGACGTTTCTTTCGACAACGACCCGGCGACCCGCGTCGAGACGCTGGAGGCGGAAAGCCGGGTCGAACGGGCGCTGCGCCAGCTGCCCGCGGCGTACCGGACGGTGCTGACGCTGTTCTACATCGAAGACCTGCCCATCAAGGACGTGGCTCGCATTACGGGCCTGCCGCTCGGAACCGTGAAGACGCACCTGCACAGGGCCCGGAAAGAGCTGCGCAAACTGCTGGAGGAAAGCGAGGTGATGCAGCCGTGA
- a CDS encoding multidrug ABC transporter ATP-binding protein — MNAIEVEHVVKRFGDVEALRGVSFTVREGEVFGLLGPNGAGKTTLIRTILGLVRPTEGRVRVRGEEIAKRPETVHRFVGWVPQERAMDPYLTGRENLLFIAGLHHIPPRQARSRVDELLALVELTDAADRTVRDYSGGMRRRLQLAMGLVHSPQILLLDEPSLGLDVQSRRRMWTYIEALRRSGTTVLVTTHYLDEADALCDRVAIIDRGQIQALDTTTALKQRFGGPALLVLEWDGAQRTDGLLEALQQLPGVRELEVRGAGVWVRGDDLVAVTQRVLAECERFGVVPARLSVRQPTLDDVFLALTGAVLRNGAKELSA, encoded by the coding sequence ATGAACGCGATTGAAGTGGAGCACGTCGTGAAGCGCTTCGGCGACGTCGAGGCGCTGCGGGGCGTGTCGTTTACGGTGCGGGAAGGGGAAGTTTTCGGCCTGCTGGGGCCCAACGGCGCGGGGAAGACGACGCTGATTCGCACCATCCTCGGCTTGGTGCGCCCGACGGAAGGCCGCGTGCGCGTCCGCGGCGAGGAGATCGCCAAGCGCCCTGAGACGGTGCACCGCTTCGTGGGCTGGGTTCCTCAGGAGCGGGCTATGGACCCGTATCTGACCGGGCGGGAAAACTTGCTCTTTATCGCTGGACTGCACCACATACCGCCTCGGCAAGCTCGCAGCCGCGTGGACGAACTGCTGGCGCTGGTGGAGCTGACCGACGCGGCGGACCGGACGGTACGGGACTATTCGGGTGGCATGCGGCGGCGCCTGCAGCTGGCCATGGGCCTGGTGCACAGCCCTCAAATCTTGCTGCTCGATGAGCCGTCGCTGGGGCTGGACGTGCAGTCGCGACGCCGCATGTGGACCTACATCGAGGCGCTGCGGCGTTCGGGCACGACGGTGCTGGTGACGACGCACTACTTGGACGAAGCCGACGCGCTCTGCGATCGAGTGGCGATCATCGACCGGGGCCAAATTCAGGCGCTGGATACGACGACGGCGCTGAAACAGCGCTTCGGGGGCCCTGCGCTGCTGGTCTTGGAGTGGGACGGCGCGCAGCGGACCGACGGCCTGCTGGAGGCCTTGCAGCAGCTTCCGGGCGTGCGGGAGCTGGAGGTGCGGGGCGCCGGCGTTTGGGTGCGGGGCGACGACCTTGTGGCCGTCACGCAGCGGGTTTTGGCGGAGTGCGAGCGGTTCGGCGTGGTACCGGCGCGGCTGTCGGTGCGGCAGCCGACGTTGGATGACGTTTTCCTGGCGCTGACGGGGGCAGTGCTGCGGAACGGAGCGAAGGAGCTGAGCGCGTGA
- a CDS encoding GNAT family N-acetyltransferase, with translation MAVEIRVLGADDAHVLRRVAPGVFDYEVDEAAVREFLADERHHIVVAVDDGVVVGFVSCMHYIHPDKPRPELWLNEVAVASTHRRQGIASALLREAFALGRRLGCREAWVLTEPDNTPALGLYASAGGERKEQVMFSFPL, from the coding sequence GTGGCGGTAGAGATACGGGTGCTCGGCGCCGACGATGCGCACGTGCTGCGCCGCGTGGCGCCGGGGGTGTTCGACTACGAGGTGGACGAAGCAGCGGTGCGGGAGTTTTTGGCAGACGAGCGGCACCACATCGTCGTAGCCGTCGACGACGGCGTGGTGGTCGGCTTCGTTTCCTGTATGCACTACATTCATCCGGACAAGCCGCGGCCGGAACTTTGGCTGAACGAGGTGGCCGTCGCATCCACGCACCGGCGGCAAGGCATCGCATCGGCGCTGTTGCGCGAGGCGTTCGCCTTAGGGCGGCGGCTCGGCTGCCGCGAGGCGTGGGTGCTCACGGAGCCCGACAACACTCCCGCGCTGGGTCTGTACGCCTCGGCGGGCGGCGAGCGGAAGGAACAGGTGATGTTCTCCTTTCCGCTCTGA
- a CDS encoding N-acetyltransferase, which produces MKQEIRRFEDFGGRELYEAARILQAATAHLPSGWPTWEAALAEVNSFVESPERFALGAFEGTALRGWIGAVRHAKFQWELHPLVVDPPFQRQGWGTRLVRALEEEARAAGVITIWLGADDEFGGTSLYGRDLYPDVLGALARLQETKGHPFRFYQKLGFSVVGVLPDVNGFGKHDILMAKRVAGMPFHVVEERER; this is translated from the coding sequence ATGAAGCAGGAAATAAGGCGCTTTGAGGATTTTGGGGGTCGCGAGCTGTACGAGGCGGCGCGGATTTTGCAGGCCGCCACGGCTCATCTCCCGTCGGGGTGGCCGACGTGGGAAGCGGCTTTGGCGGAAGTGAATTCGTTCGTCGAATCTCCGGAACGGTTTGCCCTCGGCGCTTTTGAAGGAACTGCCCTGCGCGGTTGGATCGGCGCCGTGCGGCATGCCAAGTTTCAGTGGGAGCTCCATCCGCTGGTCGTCGATCCGCCGTTCCAGCGACAAGGCTGGGGCACGCGGCTGGTGCGGGCCCTGGAGGAAGAGGCCCGCGCGGCCGGCGTCATCACCATTTGGCTCGGGGCCGACGACGAGTTCGGCGGCACCTCTTTGTACGGGCGCGACTTGTATCCGGACGTGCTGGGCGCGCTGGCTCGATTGCAGGAAACGAAAGGGCACCCGTTCCGTTTTTATCAGAAGCTGGGTTTTTCTGTAGTCGGCGTGCTGCCGGACGTCAACGGCTTTGGCAAGCACGACATCTTGATGGCGAAGCGGGTGGCGGGAATGCCGTTCCACGTGGTAGAGGAGCGGGAGAGGTGA
- a CDS encoding hydrolase — MRKVLFIDLDGVIRLFEPGYIAWMEDELGLPRGAFAEVAFGPELIGLVTTGRITAEEWRVETGRRLRALRPGLDVDELIRLWDEQPVRVDDEVLALVRAVRQQALVGLVTNATSRLPRELLDLGIEDEFDYIFNTSELGVAKPDPEVFRIALRRVGVGPEDAFFVDDHPKNVAAAAQLGIRAHLYKDPATLRHALAEAGFALS; from the coding sequence GTGCGCAAGGTCCTGTTTATCGATCTGGACGGAGTCATTCGCCTTTTCGAGCCTGGCTACATAGCGTGGATGGAAGATGAGCTCGGTTTGCCCCGGGGAGCTTTCGCCGAGGTTGCCTTCGGGCCGGAGCTGATCGGACTCGTGACGACCGGGCGCATCACGGCGGAAGAGTGGCGAGTGGAGACCGGGCGGCGGCTGCGGGCGCTGAGGCCGGGGCTGGACGTGGACGAACTGATCCGCCTGTGGGATGAGCAGCCGGTGCGGGTCGATGACGAAGTGCTCGCATTGGTGCGGGCCGTGCGACAACAAGCCCTCGTAGGGCTTGTCACCAACGCCACGTCCAGACTGCCACGAGAATTGCTCGACCTCGGCATAGAGGATGAGTTTGACTACATCTTTAACACGTCCGAGCTCGGCGTCGCAAAGCCGGACCCGGAAGTGTTTCGCATCGCCTTGCGCCGCGTGGGCGTTGGACCGGAGGATGCCTTCTTTGTTGACGATCACCCGAAGAACGTGGCCGCGGCGGCGCAGCTCGGCATCCGCGCCCATCTCTACAAAGATCCGGCGACGCTTCGTCACGCGCTGGCCGAAGCGGGCTTCGCACTTTCCTAG
- a CDS encoding glycosyl hydrolase, whose amino-acid sequence MTLEEKAALCVGKDYWTLRGVPRFGLPSLWLADGPHGLRKQPRSDNVSLAGNVPATCFPTAAALAATWDRELVRAVGRAIGVEARRHGVSVVLGPGVNIKRSPLCGRNFEYFSEDPLLAGELAAAFIDGLQSAGVGACVKHFAVNNQETRRFTIDAVVDERALREIYLFAFELAVKKAKPWLVMAAYNRVNGTYCTEHRRLLTDILRNEWGFDGVVVSDWGAVADRAAALAAGLDLEMPGTGPENVRDIVEAVRSGRLDEAAVDRAACRVVALLQKAAAAAGALAGLDGDYVKAHHALARRAAAEAAVLLKNDGPILPLAPGATIAVIGAMAKRPRYQGAGSSVITPTQLDNAYDALVARVGPARVVYAPGYDLAADVPGRERGPKPRLLSEARAAARQADVAVVFAGLPALYETEGLDRTSLSLPRSHDALIEAVAEVNPNVIVVLCNGAPVAMPWLDRVPAVLEAYLGGQAGGSAVWDVLFGDVNPCGKLAETFPLRLEDHPAHRFFPGGPRTVEYRESIYVGYRYYDTAEKEVLFPFGHGLSYTTFRYDNLRLSAAEIRVGEPLRVTVSVTNTGPRAGKEIVQLYVRDVAPRTFRPVHELKDFAKVALEPGEAKDVTFTLDRRAFAFWDTAAGGWRVEPGEFEIRIGASSRDIRLTATVRVVAESETVELEREPDQREAGHQREAGQAPGGGEDRSATAAPPEYLHPKDYAAFSAGAFAAVYGRPLPPNEPGRRGGYTLHTPLGDMRESWAARLFLWVASRAARFVLKDDPDSPMRRRMGEVLAQMPVRSLVMGGAAGLNRTMQEGLVDIFNGHTLRGLRKLVSGALRRR is encoded by the coding sequence CTGACGCTGGAAGAGAAGGCCGCGCTTTGCGTGGGCAAAGACTACTGGACGTTGCGCGGCGTGCCGCGCTTCGGCCTGCCTTCGCTGTGGCTGGCCGACGGGCCCCATGGGCTGCGGAAGCAGCCCCGCAGCGACAACGTGTCGCTGGCCGGCAACGTGCCGGCGACGTGCTTTCCGACGGCGGCGGCTTTGGCCGCCACGTGGGATCGGGAGCTCGTGCGCGCAGTGGGGCGGGCCATCGGCGTGGAGGCGCGCCGCCACGGCGTCAGCGTCGTCTTGGGGCCGGGCGTCAACATTAAGCGTTCACCGTTGTGCGGGCGCAACTTCGAGTACTTTTCGGAGGATCCGCTGCTGGCCGGCGAGCTGGCCGCGGCGTTTATCGACGGTCTGCAATCGGCGGGCGTCGGCGCCTGCGTCAAGCACTTTGCGGTCAACAATCAAGAGACGCGCCGCTTCACCATCGACGCCGTCGTGGACGAGCGGGCGCTCCGGGAAATTTACCTGTTCGCCTTCGAGCTGGCGGTGAAGAAGGCCAAACCGTGGCTGGTCATGGCGGCTTACAACCGCGTCAACGGCACGTACTGCACCGAGCACCGGCGCCTGTTGACCGACATCTTGCGGAACGAGTGGGGCTTCGACGGCGTCGTCGTGTCGGACTGGGGTGCCGTGGCGGACCGGGCCGCAGCGCTGGCGGCGGGGCTCGATCTGGAGATGCCGGGGACGGGTCCGGAAAACGTCCGGGACATCGTGGAGGCGGTGCGGAGCGGCCGGCTGGACGAAGCCGCGGTGGACCGGGCCGCCTGCCGGGTCGTGGCGCTCTTGCAGAAGGCGGCGGCCGCGGCGGGCGCGCTCGCGGGGCTGGACGGCGATTACGTGAAGGCGCATCACGCGCTGGCGCGGCGCGCGGCGGCCGAAGCGGCGGTCCTGTTGAAAAACGACGGGCCCATCTTGCCGCTGGCTCCCGGCGCCACCATCGCGGTCATCGGCGCCATGGCGAAGCGGCCGCGCTATCAAGGCGCCGGCAGCTCCGTCATTACGCCCACGCAGCTAGACAACGCCTACGACGCGCTGGTGGCGCGCGTCGGACCGGCGCGAGTCGTGTACGCCCCCGGCTACGACTTGGCGGCGGACGTTCCCGGCCGGGAGCGCGGGCCGAAGCCGCGGCTCCTGTCCGAGGCCCGCGCGGCGGCCCGGCAGGCGGACGTGGCGGTCGTCTTCGCCGGTTTGCCGGCCCTGTACGAAACCGAAGGCCTCGACCGGACGAGCCTGTCTTTGCCGCGCAGTCACGACGCGCTCATCGAGGCGGTGGCTGAAGTCAATCCGAACGTCATCGTCGTGCTCTGCAACGGCGCGCCCGTGGCCATGCCGTGGCTCGATCGAGTGCCGGCCGTGCTGGAGGCGTACTTGGGCGGCCAAGCCGGGGGCAGCGCGGTGTGGGACGTGTTGTTCGGCGACGTCAACCCGTGCGGGAAGCTGGCCGAAACGTTCCCGCTGCGGCTGGAGGATCATCCGGCCCACCGGTTCTTCCCCGGCGGGCCGCGCACGGTGGAGTACCGGGAGAGCATTTACGTCGGCTATCGCTATTACGACACGGCCGAAAAAGAGGTGCTGTTTCCGTTCGGGCACGGGCTGAGCTACACCACGTTTCGCTACGACAACTTGCGCCTCAGCGCGGCGGAGATTCGGGTGGGCGAGCCGCTGCGGGTGACGGTGTCGGTGACGAACACGGGCCCTCGGGCGGGGAAAGAGATCGTGCAGCTGTACGTGCGCGACGTGGCCCCCCGCACGTTTCGGCCCGTGCACGAGCTGAAGGACTTCGCCAAGGTCGCGTTGGAGCCGGGCGAGGCGAAGGACGTCACTTTCACCCTCGACCGGCGCGCCTTTGCCTTTTGGGATACGGCGGCCGGCGGCTGGCGGGTCGAGCCGGGCGAGTTCGAGATCCGCATCGGCGCGTCGTCGCGGGACATCCGGCTGACGGCGACGGTGCGGGTCGTGGCCGAGTCGGAGACGGTGGAACTCGAACGAGAGCCCGACCAGCGAGAGGCGGGGCACCAGCGGGAGGCCGGGCAGGCACCCGGCGGCGGCGAGGACCGGTCCGCAACCGCCGCACCGCCGGAGTACTTGCATCCGAAAGACTATGCCGCGTTCAGCGCCGGCGCGTTCGCCGCCGTGTACGGTCGTCCGCTGCCGCCCAACGAGCCGGGGCGCCGCGGAGGGTATACCCTGCACACGCCGCTGGGCGACATGCGCGAGTCGTGGGCGGCGCGGCTATTTCTTTGGGTCGCCTCGCGGGCGGCTCGTTTTGTGCTGAAAGACGATCCGGACAGCCCGATGAGGAGGCGCATGGGCGAGGTCCTGGCGCAGATGCCGGTGAGGTCCCTCGTCATGGGCGGCGCCGCGGGGCTGAACCGGACGATGCAGGAAGGTCTTGTCGACATCTTCAACGGCCACACGCTGCGGGGCTTGCGCAAACTCGTCTCGGGCGCGCTGCGGCGGCGCTGA
- a CDS encoding LLM class flavin-dependent oxidoreductase, with protein MELGIVSFVESTPLPGSGVVLSAEQRLRNLMEEIELADQAGLDVFGIGEHHRPDYVASAPAVILAAAAARTKRIRLTSAVTVLSSDDPVRVYQQFATLDLLSGGRAEIMVGRGSFIESFPLFGYDLADYDELFEEKLALLLEICRSEKVTWSGKHRPPIPGLGVYPRAVQNPLPIWVAVGGTPESAVRAGYYGLPMAIAIIGGLPERFKVFADLHRQAAEKAGHPPPKLSINSHGFIADTSQEAMELAFPAFKYQMDRIGRERGWPPMTREQFEWSCTLRGANFVGSPQQIVEKILYQHEIFGHDRFTLQMTVGSLPHDKVLRSIELFATVVAPAVRKALGAQAEAKAEAKPETAPR; from the coding sequence TTGGAACTTGGCATCGTCTCTTTCGTCGAATCCACCCCGCTGCCCGGCTCGGGCGTCGTGCTGAGCGCCGAGCAGCGCCTGCGCAATCTGATGGAGGAAATCGAACTCGCGGACCAGGCAGGACTCGACGTGTTCGGCATCGGCGAACACCACCGGCCCGACTACGTGGCGTCGGCGCCGGCCGTCATTTTGGCCGCGGCGGCCGCGCGGACCAAGAGGATCCGCCTCACCAGCGCCGTGACGGTGCTCAGCTCGGACGATCCGGTGCGGGTGTATCAGCAATTCGCCACCTTGGACCTTTTGTCGGGCGGCCGAGCGGAAATCATGGTGGGACGCGGTTCCTTCATCGAGTCGTTCCCGCTGTTCGGGTACGACTTGGCCGACTACGACGAGCTCTTTGAGGAGAAGCTGGCGCTGCTCCTGGAGATTTGCCGCTCGGAGAAAGTGACGTGGTCGGGAAAGCACCGTCCGCCGATTCCGGGGTTGGGCGTGTACCCGCGGGCCGTGCAAAACCCCCTGCCCATCTGGGTAGCCGTCGGCGGCACCCCGGAATCCGCCGTGCGCGCCGGGTATTACGGCTTGCCGATGGCCATCGCCATTATCGGCGGGCTGCCGGAACGGTTCAAAGTGTTCGCCGACTTGCACCGGCAAGCGGCCGAGAAAGCGGGACACCCGCCCCCGAAGCTGAGCATCAACTCGCATGGCTTCATCGCCGACACGTCACAGGAAGCCATGGAACTGGCGTTCCCGGCCTTCAAGTACCAGATGGACCGCATCGGGCGCGAGCGCGGCTGGCCGCCGATGACCCGGGAGCAGTTCGAATGGTCCTGCACGCTGCGCGGCGCCAACTTCGTCGGCAGCCCGCAGCAGATCGTGGAAAAGATCTTGTACCAACACGAAATTTTCGGACACGACCGCTTTACGCTGCAAATGACCGTCGGCTCGCTGCCCCACGACAAAGTGTTGCGCTCCATCGAGCTGTTCGCCACGGTCGTGGCGCCGGCGGTGCGCAAGGCTTTGGGAGCGCAAGCCGAGGCCAAGGCAGAAGCGAAACCCGAGACGGCTCCGCGGTGA
- a CDS encoding DUF456 domain-containing protein: protein MPGGRSGVRRVVPDFRWRRAIAPVETAQWVAFGVALLFMAVGIAGTVVPVLPGVPLIWLAILGFGFVDKFRHVDTTFLVVTALVVVASEAMDYVTRAWGAKRFGAGHAGTLGAVLGAVAGLFFLPVGLLLGPFLGALIGELLSGRPLEEALRAGWGGLLGTLGSVVVKFVVAVAMTIAFVIKVL, encoded by the coding sequence TTGCCGGGCGGCCGGTCGGGAGTCCGACGGGTCGTGCCGGATTTTCGCTGGCGGAGGGCGATCGCCCCGGTGGAAACGGCGCAGTGGGTCGCTTTCGGGGTTGCGTTGCTTTTCATGGCGGTCGGCATCGCAGGCACGGTGGTGCCGGTGCTGCCCGGCGTGCCTTTGATTTGGCTCGCGATACTGGGCTTCGGGTTCGTCGACAAGTTCCGGCACGTCGATACCACGTTTCTGGTCGTTACGGCGCTGGTGGTCGTCGCCTCGGAGGCGATGGACTACGTCACGCGCGCGTGGGGAGCGAAACGGTTCGGCGCCGGCCACGCCGGCACGTTGGGGGCGGTGCTCGGCGCCGTGGCAGGACTCTTCTTCCTGCCGGTAGGGCTCCTTCTCGGGCCGTTTCTCGGCGCGCTCATCGGCGAGCTGCTCTCGGGCCGACCGCTGGAAGAGGCGCTGCGGGCCGGCTGGGGCGGCCTGCTCGGGACCCTCGGCTCCGTCGTCGTGAAGTTCGTTGTGGCCGTGGCCATGACGATCGCCTTTGTCATAAAGGTGTTGTGA